From the genome of Biomphalaria glabrata chromosome 17, xgBioGlab47.1, whole genome shotgun sequence, one region includes:
- the LOC106076728 gene encoding uncharacterized protein LOC106076728, which produces MAFKSKGLLIILAITCFVVNFDRTNQICDPDVPSRVPPKLNADVQGVYETDCSEGQYLDFYTCLPCEEGTYRTKQMAALDRYSECQKCQEPGMHEYVNESCTKTRDALIMCLGNFYRHETEGKPCDSECRQCEVCGIGKNLYRNYEARQCDGYENTFCCDEENMVVVNGRCAATTTFSSTRELVTSSLPSIGSSAKSITSKAPKYNETGKAKRQNVRSKAISKHRICFPLAALLLLAITYDIL; this is translated from the exons ATGGCTTTTAAGTCGAAAGGTCTACTGATTATTTTGGCTATAACCTGTTTCGTGGTTAACTTTGACCGGACTAACCAGATATGCGATCCAGATGTACCTTCCAGAGTTCCGCCTAAACTGAATGCTGATGTCCAGGGCGTTTATGAAACTGACTGCTCTGAGGGTCAGTACCTTGACTTTTACACGTGCTTACCCTGTGAAGAAGGAACATACAGAACTAAGCAGATGGCTGCACTTGATAGGTACTCGGAGTGTCAAAAATGTCAAGAGCCAGGCATG caTGAGTATGTAAACGAGTCTTGTACAAAGACTCGAGATGCTTTGATCATGTGTTTGGGGAATTTCTACCGTCATGAAACTGAGGGAAAGCCTTGTGACTCTGAATGTCGGCAGTGTGAAGTCTGTGGCATTGGTAAAAACTTGTATAGAAATTATGAAGCTCGTCAGTGTGACGGTTACGAAAACACTTTCTGCTGTGATGAGGAAAACATGGTGGTAGTAAATGGAAGGTGTGCTGCAACCACAACATTCTCTTCTACTAGGGAATTGGTCACCTCATCTTTACCTTCTATAGGCAGCAGTGCCAAGTCCATTACCAGCAAGGCGCCCAAATATAATGAAACTGGTAAAGCTAAACGTCAAAATGTACGCAGCAAGGCCATTTCAAAGCATCGTATTTGTTTTCCATTAGCTGCTTTGTTGTTACTGGCAATTACTTatgatattttataa